From the genome of bacterium, one region includes:
- a CDS encoding S8 family serine peptidase — MCRESLTARCAQRRLRVRSEENLVDWYDLPVCENYINRIKALGVKIVHKSRWLNAVSARLDSEMVEAISSLQFVRDIVPVAKAKIIEPMAPLIDTADYGLARRQLRAMNVQYLHRAGVYGDSVMVLITDTGFNLDHIAFRSMDIVASWDFVSGDSNVDIDMGDNPNIVSHGSFCLSLLGGFLAGRFSGVAPEAKFLLARTEDIDHEWPVEEDNWVAAVEWAESIGVDIVSTSLGYSDWYSAADMDGDTPRISAAADIAASRGVTIFTAAGNSGPGTMTLVAPGDADSVITVGACMVDKRLAAFSSRGPTADGRIKPDVLAPGVGIYGANGNTNTAFRYASGTSMATPLTAGVGALFLSLRPSLTPMEILEALRMTADKAKSAGCSHGWGVVDAKALVAYPIRDTAFVLLAKGWNIFAPPVDTPIPASVLPVIPPVYSYDSAYMVVDTLYPGHGYFLLSPADTVLPLVGPKITSLTIKLRRGWNLIGGLSRKTFIVNDFGVENVSQPFIYTFADGKYRKSMTLSPSEGGWILIERDKELHLRF, encoded by the coding sequence ATGTGCAGAGAGAGTCTTACTGCTCGTTGCGCCCAACGAAGGCTCAGGGTGCGCAGTGAGGAAAACCTTGTTGATTGGTATGATTTGCCAGTATGCGAAAATTATATCAATCGAATAAAAGCGTTGGGAGTTAAGATAGTTCATAAAAGCAGGTGGCTTAATGCTGTTTCTGCAAGGCTCGATTCGGAAATGGTAGAAGCAATTAGTTCACTTCAATTCGTTCGCGACATCGTTCCTGTTGCCAAAGCCAAAATTATTGAGCCGATGGCGCCATTAATTGATACTGCTGATTACGGACTTGCCAGAAGGCAGCTTAGAGCCATGAATGTTCAATATCTCCATCGAGCTGGTGTTTACGGTGATAGCGTTATGGTGCTGATAACGGATACCGGCTTTAATCTTGACCATATTGCCTTCCGCAGCATGGACATTGTGGCGAGTTGGGATTTCGTATCGGGCGACTCCAATGTAGACATTGACATGGGGGACAATCCTAATATCGTAAGCCACGGCTCGTTTTGTTTGTCGCTTTTGGGAGGCTTTTTGGCGGGTAGGTTTTCAGGTGTGGCACCTGAAGCAAAATTCCTGCTCGCCCGAACGGAAGACATTGACCATGAATGGCCTGTTGAGGAGGATAACTGGGTTGCTGCTGTTGAGTGGGCTGAGTCTATTGGTGTCGACATAGTTTCCACATCTCTTGGTTACAGTGACTGGTATTCAGCCGCCGATATGGACGGGGACACACCGCGTATCTCTGCAGCCGCGGACATTGCAGCTTCGCGCGGCGTAACGATTTTTACCGCTGCAGGAAATAGTGGTCCCGGAACTATGACATTGGTTGCTCCCGGTGATGCAGACAGCGTTATTACAGTTGGTGCGTGCATGGTTGATAAGAGATTAGCGGCGTTTTCCTCCAGAGGACCTACTGCTGATGGAAGGATAAAGCCAGATGTTCTTGCTCCCGGCGTAGGCATTTACGGCGCTAACGGCAATACCAACACAGCCTTCAGATATGCCAGCGGAACCTCAATGGCTACTCCCTTGACCGCGGGTGTTGGAGCGTTATTTCTTAGTTTGAGACCATCGCTCACACCTATGGAAATCCTTGAGGCACTGCGGATGACTGCCGATAAAGCTAAGTCTGCTGGCTGTTCGCATGGTTGGGGTGTTGTGGACGCTAAAGCGTTGGTAGCCTATCCTATAAGAGACACGGCATTCGTCCTGTTGGCGAAGGGGTGGAATATTTTTGCACCACCAGTTGATACGCCCATTCCTGCCTCAGTTTTACCTGTTATCCCGCCGGTTTACAGTTACGATTCGGCCTATATGGTTGTGGATACCCTGTATCCAGGACATGGATATTTCCTGCTTTCTCCGGCCGACACTGTATTACCGCTGGTGGGACCGAAAATAACTTCATTAACTATCAAGCTGAGGCGAGGTTGGAATCTTATTGGCGGACTTTCGAGAAAAACATTTATTGTAAACGACTTTGGAGTTGAAAATGTCTCTCAACCGTTTATTTATACATTCGCAGATGGTAAGTACAGGAAGAGCATGACTCTTTCGCCCTCTGAGGGCGGATGGATATTGATAGAGCGTGACAAGGAGTTACATTTAAGGTTTTA